The following proteins are co-located in the Halopelagius inordinatus genome:
- a CDS encoding helix-turn-helix transcriptional regulator, translating to MSAREAIAFLVGSESRVAILRSLCDASRSPTELADACSCARETAQRTVSAFVERGWAAKVTDEGTYGLTPAGEMVADGYEEFESTVDVAEELSVFLSHVSGIEFDLDPDVLRALNATTATKGDPHAAIDRLLEVLGDEPPDSFYGITPIVSGIVNKGAKEVVGPDSTFELIIDESTLELSAEEYPEALETAHELDQFDLLVSPEDVTFGLLIIDGHVLVGAYDEMGNLVSSVDGTHERFVSWAEDVYARYREVSTRSTDEPTPRDTGNGS from the coding sequence ATGAGCGCTCGCGAGGCGATCGCGTTTCTCGTCGGGTCCGAGAGCAGAGTGGCGATTCTCCGTTCGCTCTGTGACGCGTCCAGAAGTCCCACGGAGTTAGCCGACGCGTGTTCGTGCGCGCGCGAGACGGCACAGCGAACCGTTTCGGCGTTCGTCGAACGGGGATGGGCTGCGAAAGTGACCGACGAGGGCACGTACGGACTGACGCCCGCGGGGGAGATGGTCGCAGACGGGTACGAGGAGTTCGAATCGACCGTCGACGTCGCCGAGGAACTCTCGGTCTTTCTCTCGCACGTGAGCGGCATCGAGTTCGATCTGGACCCGGACGTGCTGCGGGCACTGAACGCGACGACGGCGACGAAAGGGGACCCGCACGCGGCTATCGACCGACTGCTCGAAGTTCTCGGAGACGAACCGCCGGACTCGTTTTACGGAATCACGCCGATAGTCAGCGGCATCGTGAACAAGGGCGCAAAGGAAGTCGTGGGTCCGGACTCCACCTTCGAGTTGATCATCGACGAGTCGACGCTCGAACTCTCTGCCGAGGAGTACCCGGAGGCTCTCGAAACCGCCCACGAACTGGACCAGTTCGACCTGTTGGTCTCGCCCGAGGACGTGACGTTCGGCTTGCTCATCATCGACGGGCACGTCCTGGTGGGCGCGTACGACGAGATGGGGAATCTCGTATCGAGCGTCGACGGGACCCACGAACGGTTCGTCTCGTGGGCCGAAGACGTCTACGCTCGCTACCGCGAAGTATCGACGCGGTCGACGGACGAACCGACGCCGAGAGACACCGGAAACGGGTCGTAG
- a CDS encoding TATA-box-binding protein has translation MSAPADSIEIQNVVASTGIGQELDLEALADDLPGADFNPDNFPGLVYRTQDPKAAALIFRSGKIVCTGAKSIDDVHEALGIIFDKLRGLSIPVDEAPEITVQNIVSSADLGHNLNLNALAIGLGLEDVEYEPEQFPGLVYRMDEPKVVILLFGSGKIVITGGKRTDDAETAVEEIVKRIDNLGLLD, from the coding sequence ATGAGTGCGCCGGCAGACTCCATCGAAATCCAGAACGTGGTCGCATCGACGGGGATCGGGCAGGAGCTCGATCTCGAAGCACTCGCGGACGACTTGCCGGGTGCGGACTTCAATCCGGACAACTTCCCCGGGTTGGTCTACAGAACGCAGGACCCGAAGGCAGCGGCGCTGATCTTCCGGTCGGGGAAGATAGTCTGCACCGGAGCCAAGAGTATCGACGACGTACACGAGGCGCTCGGTATCATCTTCGACAAACTCCGCGGACTCAGCATCCCGGTCGACGAAGCGCCCGAGATCACCGTCCAAAACATCGTTTCGAGTGCGGACCTCGGACACAACCTCAACCTCAACGCGTTGGCCATCGGACTCGGCCTCGAAGACGTGGAGTACGAACCCGAGCAGTTCCCCGGCCTCGTCTACCGGATGGACGAGCCGAAGGTCGTCATCCTCCTGTTCGGGTCCGGGAAGATAGTCATCACGGGCGGAAAGCGCACCGACGACGCCGAGACGGCGGTCGAAGAGATCGTAAAGCGCATCGACAATCTGGGTCTCTTGGACTGA